Below is a genomic region from Raphanus sativus cultivar WK10039 unplaced genomic scaffold, ASM80110v3 Scaffold1960, whole genome shotgun sequence.
CCGACGTCGATCCTGTGTAGGATCGCGTAGAAGGGCTTGCCGGTGTTCTTGGAGTGGATCCAGACCGGGTTGAGGAGCGTGATCTCTGGAGCCAAGAAGGCGCGTTCGAGGAGGAGAGAGCTGGAGTGGGTGAAGAGAGAGCGGAGGTCTGCTCCCATGGCGAGGATGGGAACTGAGTGGGGAGTGAGGAGGAGGCCTAGCATCTCCCGCGCGTTCTCGCTATAGGCGATGATGGCGAAGGTGGGCTCTTCGACGGCGATCATGCAACCGAAAGGCTGTATGTAGCCGCCGCGCTGGATCGTCGAGAGATAGTCGGTGATCTGGTGCTCGGCAagaacggaggaggaggaggagtcgtACGTTGTCGTTTTGAGGGAGTTTGAGTAGTCGAAGGATTTGCCTGATTGTTCGAAGACGGCGTGGAGTCTCGCGTCGACTGTGTACTGTTGTTGTATGGCTTTGCTCATTGACTCCGTGTGGTGACGGCCACGGCCGGCGCCGCTGACACCTGAAACATGCTGGGTAGTTTGTTGTTAGTGATGGAGGATGGACTCAGCGTCAAATGATGAGTATATGAAAGCTGGAGGTCCCCATGGACATAAAGGAGTTAACTTTTCATCTGGGGCGGTTCTAGATTTTGGTGATTACGTCAGATTCTattaaaaaagagagaaactttTGGGGGGATTATTCTCGAAATTCTGCAGATAATTGAAACCGAGGAAATCATTTAAAATCTTTCtgagaaaataaagattttcccgagaaaaaaaaaaagaagtgagaTTTCGAGGGGGTGGGGGGGAGAAGGATGGGAAGTTGGGATCGGAGACAGTGAGAGGATAGTAAAAGGTAGAAATTGAAGCAGAAGAGGCGAGGTGTGTCCGAGAGAGAGGGAGTGTCAGCGTCTTTTGTCTTTTCCTGATTGAGTTTTGTCcatgttaaatattattatttattttagaaatcaccCTAAAGGTTTTACTATTTGTCAATTTAACCCAAACCTGTAGTTTGCGTGTTGTGAGGGAGAAAGATCCAAAGAGTTTGGCTCAATATCACGTGGGCTATGTATGCTTTATTCTTCTCTAGTGCGCGCACGTGGCCTCTGGGCCGTGGCGCGTGGAAGCCCCTGGAGTGGTCAAATGTTAAGGACATCTACCATTTAATCGAATCTAACTCGCATCATTAGTACTACTAATTCAAATCGTACTTTTTTCATTCAGTTTGGTTTCAGTTTGTTTCATTGTCTAAATACTATGAAAGGTAAACGTAATTGAGAAAAGGATGGTGATTATCTTTTCTAATTactttctcctttttttttctttttttctctaattactttcttttttttctggtaaaaCTCTAATTACTTTCTTATAGTTTCTTGATCATCTTTctataaaacaattaaacaaacacaaaatatCAAACCTGCTCGTGACAATATTTATGACTGTTTACCATCAATATTGAAATGGTGATTTGTTCATCGTCGCTTAAGATGGATAAAATCTACTAGGTGAAATATGGAAAATGACATATTTCAAACCTAATTTTTTGGGTCATACCTATTTCATCTCAATTTTAGTATAATGTCTATTTTATCATGAactcaataaaattttaaacttatatatatatatatatatatagatcacAATGATGGgtttttttaacactgaaatGTTTTGATTGTAAAGAAAAGCAGCGTACAAGGGAAGGATGAGACCTTCCTAAATAAAGACAAAATGAAAACAACGACAAAAGTATCAGAAAATACTTAATAGAACATCCGAAACATTGCAGAAGTCGAGGCCTGAGAACAGGTAGACTAATCACCTCTGCAACAGCATATCACCGACACATGGCCTCCGCAGTTAAGCACTTCTGCAGCCAACGAGAACCCCCACGAGCGATATAAGATAAGAGCCTTTTTTTTTATGACACTCCAGGCAATATCAGACACTGGCTTATTACGGCCTTCCACCACGTGAGTACATTGCCACCCATAAAGAGACTCTAGCAGAACGTGTATAGATCCCACAAGATCATGTACTGAGGGGTACATCTGTGGGGATAACATCGCTTCTCTAACCAACATCACAATGATGGTTATTCAATCGTTTATTCGAATGATTAGATATCTGATATGACACTTTCTTTAAAATGATGTCCTTGTAAATACcaccaaattaaaattttgagttttacACCTTTTTAATCCACGTCTCGGCGGATAAAAGGCTTCACGACGTAGATTCGAATTGTGGATTCAAAGTTTgtaaaactcaaaattttaattttgtaatatttacaaaatgaCATTATTTTAACGAAAATATCATGTCAGTTATTTAATCATCCGAATAAATGATTGAggactttttaaatttttattgagtTTATGATGGAATATGTACTGTAACAAAGTTCACGTTGGAATAGGCATAATTTGTCCGTTATTTTCTCTAAGACAAGGCTGTGATCGTTTTCGAATCAATCCAACGGCCAGTACTCATACAGATCACATGACAGCGTTTCGGAGGATTCAGTCTCCCTAGGCTATAGTCCTTTTCCCCCTACATACATGATACATCATTTGTCTTCGAGAGAAGATAATAAAGAATCGAGCTTTCGTTGTGAAAGATATtcatagaaagagagagagaatatgGAGGAGAGTGGTGGTCGGAAGATCGGAGTGGCGGTGGATTTCTCGGAGTGCAGCAAGAAAGCTCTGAACTGGGCCATTGACAACGTCGTTCGTGATGGCGATCATCTAATCCTCATCACCGTCGCTCACGACATGGATTACGAGGTCAGCGAGATGCAGCTCTGGGAGGCCGTTGGATCACGTACGCTTGTTTAGCCTTTATCTgatctttttgttaaaaaacttaaacttatTTATCGTTTGATTTGTGttccttttttctctttttgtttgtttgtttgttttgttttgcatgTCTCTGGAACATGATGAGAGCTAATGGTTCCTGGTCATATTAATAGTTGAACTCTGTTTTTGTGTTGCAATATTTCAGCTTTGATTCCACTGAAAGAATTCTCTGAAGCTGCCGTGATGAAGAAGTATGCAGTGACGCCAGATATTGAAACCCTTGACATTGCCAACACTGCCGCTATGAAGAAATCTGTAAGCTTCTTGATTCCCTTCTTGGATGGATATAGTAGTTGCAAGAATTGTCCATAAAATTCATGCAAAGCTATTTGTGACCTTGTGAGTTtgtgacaaaaacaaaaaaaaaacatatatcaatCCATATGAATGAAACTTTCTTTTAAGACTAAGTGTTAATTTGGTTTCTGTTAACTTCAAGATCAACTGTTATTGTGAAACATGATGCAGATCACAGTAGTGATGAAGATATATTGGGGCGATCCTCGTGAGAAGATATGTGAAGCTGCTGAACACATTCCTCTATCAAGCCTTGTCATCGGTAACCGAGGCCTTGGTGGCCTTAAGAGGTTAAATATTTCTCCTCTTTCTCCATCTTTTTTCAAGATCCCAAACATTGGTTTGaagtgaaaaaataaattacacataTTGATAAGAAGGatcattcttttatttttggcaGAATGATAATGGGAAGTGTTAGCAACCATGTTGTTAACAATGTGGCATGCCCTGTAACCGTCGTGAAGGCTCACCCCTGAGCTTTGTCTTGACCTTCACGTCATTTGCTTAGAGAACATGAAAACTGGTTTTATGTTGCTTATGTTGTGCACCTTTTATGCTCAACCTTCTATTATAAATAAAGCTCTCTTTTTCAGTTTTGGACCAACTAGTTTGTATTGTTCTTTTCAATCATGTCAACAGTTTTTACTAACTACTTTAATCATTGGGGAAACATAAGCAGATTAAGCAAGTTAAAGTCTCTTCATAAACAGAGAAAAGCAAGTTTTAAAGTGACAATACAAACTCagaaacacaaaacataaactaaagcgATATCATATAGTCTCCATAGATATAAGAAAGCTGCAAGACACTTAAAACATTTGTTTCTATCACTCGATCACAGTGATCTACTCTCTGGCCTTCTTAGAGGTGAGGACAAACTCGGTAGGTTTGACGAGGTGGAAGGTACACCTATCACCAACCGATAAAGGGTACTCACGTGCGAGTCTACTCCATCCACTTGAGAAGATTGTACGAGTCTGCCTCACCAAGCAATGCACCTCCCATGAACCCTTCCCTTCCGAGTTATGTATCATGTACACCTTAGACTCATCTGGGATGTACGCCTCCTCAAACATCTTTGGGATTGCCTGATCAAAGAAAGATTCACGTATCAAGACGTTACAGTATTACTATTGAGTTTGTTTATTTAGTCTTTTGGTATCTGATCTTTACCAGGAACTTGAGGTATGAGTTCGTTATGGTGATTTTGAATTCTGGAACACCGTTCTTGACTTTCTTtctcttgatcttcttcttcttcttggatgGTTTTTCCTTCTcagctttcttcttttttggcaCAGCTCCTCTTGAAGATTCACCTTTCTCCACTTTCTTgctcttgctcttcttcttggaTGTTTTGGATTCAGCAGccttcttcttttcctcttccAACTCAACTCCTCCCGTGGACTCATCTTCCttcttcacatctctgtagctgctctcaccttcttctttcttgatCCCACCACCTATTTTGAATCATCATTGTTAGCGAGTTGGTTCTTCTTTCATAATCTCATCTGTTTCATAAAATAAGTTAAAACTCAAAGCTTACTAAATGGAGTCGTTGTCTGGGGTTTGCGAGGTGTGACAATCTCCTTGCCGTTCTTCCCATAGATGTTGACATTGAAGCACATTAAACCCTTGTGAGTGAAAGTCACAAACTCGTTTTCTCCCAAAGCATTGTCGCTCACAAACTGGTTCCATCCAGACTTCTCCATGTAGTAGAAACTAGGGTTCTTGGAGATGTCTACTTCCCACGAGCTTCCCCACTGCGCTCTTATCACCATCTTGTAGTGGAAGTCTTTCTTAGACACATTCTTCATGAAGTTGTAAGGCATCGCTCtctgatttttgaaaaaaaaatgcaaatacAAGTTAACTTTCTTGTCAAGTTACATCAAAGGCGTGAAGGCTAAAGTTTTGACCTTTCACGTAAAACTACTATAAGCATCAAGTTCGTGAACAAACTAGGACACTTCCTTAGTTACATAACGAGACAAATCAAAGCTAAAGACTAAGAGATTCCGACAGTTTCAAAGACACCCAATAGATTGAATCTTTAACTTGAAACAAACTCAACACAAAGAGAAAGACTCTGCTTTTTGAAACATGGAATGAAGAGAACGTAAAAACAGTTAACTTTTTTGTCAAGTTTACATCAAAAGACTTAAAGTTTCAAACCTTTCACCTATAATTCCTCAAGTTCGTCTTATCACAAAACAGAACAAGAATTCGAGAAAAGCAGAGAGAAAAGATCCATATATAGTAACCTAAACGAGACAAAGCAACCTAAAGGCTGGAAAGATTGAAGAATCTTTTAACTTTGAAACCCACAAGAGAAAAAACTCTGCTTTTGAAACAGAGTTATCAAGAAATCTGCACAAAGTTAAAGGACAAGGAAGAGGTTTAGAACAGAGTTACCATAGATTCGGAGGATAAATCTGCACTCTGGAATATCTTGAAGAAGCTCaagttctttctttcttccttaACCCGAGCAAAACCACGGTCCCACCCCATCTCTATGTCTTTCCttcaacacttcttcttcttctatctaAACTTAAAACCTCTTCACtctacctctctctctctctctctctctctctctctagtttctATGGCTATCTCTGGTATTGTGAGAAAAGTATGTCTCGTTATTCCATTTCAAAGTGTTTTACCTTTTTCATTATAACTGTGAAAAGCATCCGTCTGTAGTCAAACATAAAAGACACAAAGAGAGCTGTTAAACCCGACTACACAGACACGCAAAATCAAATGCCAATTTGAGTACCTGAGAATCCCTGATGTGGCAATAGGACACACTTCAAACTTACCCTTCTttacgttttgtttttttctacaCTCTCCaacaaataaaactaatattactatttaataattgtttatGATCAAGCTAGTTTTTTTGTCCGAAAAAAGTGATCAAGctagtttttttattagtaaattTGATCTTACATCCAGTCAAAGCAGGAAACTTTTTCTGTAGAAACTGAAAAGTAGAAAACTATGGTACAAAGATGAGATCACCTTCTGGATCAGTCTGGATCACACACCAAAGTAATGTGTTTTTACAATacataaagaaaacaaacacaCATATACACCACACCACACATACATGCATTATATAACAACGCTTCTTACAATGTTAAACACTTCCCATCAAAAAccgttaaattatttttttttcgttaaaattgtgaaattatattttccccaaaattgtataattatgttttctgctaaaattataaaattatattatttccaaaaaataaaagtttttggaaataataaatttGCCGTTTTGCCATTAAACCCCTAAAATTAATTTAACCCACtaaaatcataattatgttttcacATCAAACTCATAAAATTGTATTGTCAACTAAAACCGAAAGATCATATTTTCTGTCTGAAAAATTGATTTCctttaaaataggaaaaatcCTCGGTTAacaaattcttatattttttttttgtcaacaacaaaACTTTAGATATTAAGAGTTTTAGCGTCTACATTTATACTAAATACTGTAGTCTTTTGCTTCTTTGATCATTGATCGTAAACTCATAAACAGAGAAATCAAGTTAAAAAGTCTCAAGCTAACTTCATAAACAGACAACACCAAGTTAAAGTCTAGGGAAAATAACAGTGCACACACGGAAACACAACACATAATCTAAAAGTGATAGCATATTGTCTCCATAGATAATAAGAAAAGCAAGACACTAGCTAAAACATTTTGTTTCATCAATCGATCACAATGATCTCCTCTTTGGCCTTCCTGGAGGTGAGGACGAACTCGGTAGGTTTGATGAGACGAAAGGTACACCTATCACCAATCGATAATGGGTACTCTCGTGCCAGTTGACTCCATCCACTTGAGAAGATTGTTTGAGTCTTCCTCCCCAAGCAAAGCACCTCCCATGAACCCTCTCCTTCGGGGTGACGTATCTTGTACACCATAGACCCATTCTTGATGTACTCCTCATAAAAATTCTTTGGGATTCCCTggcaaaacaacaacaacaacagagaTTCACGTGATCAACCAATGTAGAGACTATGTAGTATGGCTGTTGAGTGTTTTTGGTATTAGTCTTTACCAATATCTTGAGGTATGATTTCTTGATGgtgattttgaattttggaacagctttcttcttcttgatcttcTCAGCTTTCTTGTTTCTAAGTGCAGCCCCTCTCGATGATTCACCTATCTCCACAGCGTTCTTCTTCGTCTTGGCTGTTTTGGCCTCAGCAGCGAGCTCAACTCCTCCTCCCATGGACTCATCTTCGTTCTTCACATCTTTGTAGCTCCTCTCaccttcttctttcttgatCCCACCTGTTTGCACCATCATTTTAACGAGTTGGTTTCTTCTTTCATAATCTCATATGTTTCAACaaagaatcaaaagacaaaaaaagCTTACTAAATGGAGTCGTTGTGTGGGGTTTTTGAGGTACAAGAATCTCCTTGCCGTTCTTCCTGTAGATGTTGACATCGAAGCACATTAGTCCCTTGTGAGTGAAGGTCACAAACTCGTTTGCTCCCAAAGCATTGTCGGTCACGAACTGGTTCCATCCGGACTTCTCCATGTAGTAGAACCTAGGGTTCTTGGAGATGTCTACTTCCCATGAGCCTCCCCACTGCGCTCTTATCACCATCTTGTTGGAGAAGTCTTCCTTGGAGACATTCATCATGAAGTCGTAAGGAAACGCTCTCTGGTTTCAACATGCAAATGAAAagaatgtgaaaaaaaaaaacagttaacgTTCTTGTCAGGTTATATCAAAGAACTTGAATGCTAAAGTTTCAACCTTTCAACTCTAATCCTCAAGTTGGTCTTGTCACAAAACAGAACAAGAAAACGAGAAAAGCAACACTAAGTTGACACC
It encodes:
- the LOC130505034 gene encoding B3 domain-containing protein At3g17010-like, with protein sequence MVWNRGFGQVKEERKTLSFFKIFQSADLSSESMRAFPYDFMMNVSKEDFSNKMVIRAQWGGSWEVDISKNPRFYYMEKSGWNQFVTDNALGANEFVTFTHKGLMCFDVNIYRKNGKEILVPQKPHTTTPFSGIKKEEGERSYKDVKNEDESMGGGVELAAEAKTAKTKKNAVEIGESSRGAALRNKKAEKIKKKKAVPKFKITIKKSYLKILGIPKNFYEEYIKNGSMVYKIRHPEGEGSWEVLCLGRKTQTIFSSGWSQLAREYPLSIGDRCTFRLIKPTEFVLTSRKAKEEIIVID
- the LOC108860653 gene encoding universal stress protein PHOS32-like; the protein is MEESGGRKIGVAVDFSECSKKALNWAIDNVVRDGDHLILITVAHDMDYEVSEMQLWEAVGSPLIPLKEFSEAAVMKKYAVTPDIETLDIANTAAMKKSITVVMKIYWGDPREKICEAAEHIPLSSLVIGNRGLGGLKRMIMGSVSNHVVNNVACPVTVVKAHP
- the LOC130505033 gene encoding B3 domain-containing protein At3g17010-like → MGWDRGFARVKEERKNLSFFKIFQSADLSSESMRAMPYNFMKNVSKKDFHYKMVIRAQWGSSWEVDISKNPSFYYMEKSGWNQFVSDNALGENEFVTFTHKGLMCFNVNIYGKNGKEIVTPRKPQTTTPFSGGIKKEEGESSYRDVKKEDESTGGVELEEEKKKAAESKTSKKKSKSKKVEKGESSRGAVPKKKKAEKEKPSKKKKKIKRKKVKNGVPEFKITITNSYLKFLAIPKMFEEAYIPDESKVYMIHNSEGKGSWEVHCLVRQTRTIFSSGWSRLAREYPLSVGDRCTFHLVKPTEFVLTSKKARE